A genomic region of Xanthomonas campestris pv. phormiicola contains the following coding sequences:
- a CDS encoding VIT domain-containing protein: MPSIARKRLCLLVLSLSAGVPAWAQSAPQRQLVAPLLRTDAGERPVELRSATVSAHAAAGLAETTVELLFFNPNARVLEGQLAFPLRDGQQISGFALDIDGQMRDAVPVPKARGRQVFEAIERRGVDPGLVEQTAGNQFQLRLYPIPAHGSRRVRLVYRESLPRTAAGWQWRLPLGYAASAQALRLELSTQAAPIEAAALPAGLRLLPTPGGYAADWSGTPSQLPKELALSLRASSDPRVAVGSHDGQRYFQALVPIADLRSARPLPQRIGLLWDASGSARQRDIAAELALLQRYFAALGDAQVDLIVLRDRAEAPRRFQVRAGDWSALKAMLQGLQPDGASALGDWRPVADVQEYLLFSDGLGNYGAQALPALAPGQRLYAVDSAGAHADAARLAASAEARGGRLIELQGVQGVQQASERLLQRGGELVALQGEGVADLVADSRYADDGYLRIAGRLLGGDATLQLEIATAASMRRLRLPLRDASEVPGDLVPGAWARAMLRRLAADPVGDAARRQQLASRFGLVSAETSLLVLENVDDYVRYAIAPPPALREAVARAQAQRQQEQGEQRKQRIDRVAEDFAQRIAWWQRTFPKNAPPQAKPQGGVGDASRERRDGVSRPAPAMAMAPPPAPAAPMPAAEPAALDAVAVSGAVAAADGAATNADARAGAPASTAISLALQPWQPDSPYARRLRAAAPEAVYPLYLGERAAHADSVAFYLDVADVLFERGQRELALRVLSNLAELQLENRHVLRVLGYRLLQAGRADLAVPVFEQVLRLGEEEPQSFRDLGLAYAAGGDAQAAIEQLYQVVARDWDPRFDGVALIALNELNAIVARSQRPLQTAFIDPRLQRNLPLDLRVVLNWDSDNSDMDLWVTDPNGERCYYAHRSTYQGGQLSQDFTGGYGPEEFSLRRAKPGKYKVEANFFGDRQPLVTGATTLHLQLSTGWGSATQRDQQVTLRLKDAKETILVGEFEVR, encoded by the coding sequence ATGCCGTCCATCGCGCGCAAACGCCTGTGCTTGCTGGTGTTGTCGTTGTCTGCCGGCGTGCCGGCCTGGGCGCAATCCGCGCCGCAGCGGCAACTGGTGGCGCCGCTGTTGCGTACCGATGCCGGCGAGCGCCCGGTCGAGCTGCGCTCGGCGACGGTGAGCGCACATGCCGCGGCCGGCCTGGCCGAAACCACGGTGGAGCTGCTGTTCTTCAACCCCAATGCGCGCGTGCTGGAAGGGCAACTGGCGTTCCCGCTGCGCGACGGCCAGCAGATCAGCGGCTTCGCCTTGGACATCGACGGACAGATGCGCGACGCGGTGCCGGTGCCGAAGGCGCGCGGGCGCCAGGTGTTCGAGGCGATCGAGCGGCGCGGGGTGGACCCGGGCCTGGTCGAGCAGACCGCCGGCAACCAGTTCCAGTTGCGGCTGTATCCGATTCCCGCGCACGGCAGTCGCCGCGTGCGCCTGGTCTATCGCGAGTCGCTGCCGCGCACCGCCGCCGGTTGGCAGTGGCGGCTGCCGCTGGGCTATGCGGCCAGCGCCCAGGCGCTGCGCCTGGAGTTGAGCACGCAGGCGGCGCCGATCGAGGCCGCGGCGTTGCCTGCAGGCCTGCGCCTGCTGCCGACGCCAGGCGGCTATGCGGCGGACTGGTCGGGTACCCCGTCGCAGCTGCCGAAGGAACTGGCGCTGTCGTTGCGCGCGAGCAGCGACCCGCGCGTGGCGGTCGGCAGCCACGACGGCCAACGCTATTTCCAGGCGCTGGTGCCGATCGCCGATCTGCGCAGCGCACGCCCGTTGCCGCAGCGCATCGGCCTGCTGTGGGACGCGTCCGGTTCGGCGCGGCAGCGCGACATTGCTGCGGAACTGGCGCTGCTGCAGCGCTATTTCGCCGCACTCGGCGATGCGCAGGTCGATCTGATCGTGCTGCGCGACCGCGCCGAGGCGCCGCGCCGTTTCCAGGTGCGCGCCGGCGACTGGAGCGCGTTGAAAGCGATGCTGCAGGGCCTGCAGCCGGACGGCGCCAGCGCGCTGGGCGATTGGCGGCCGGTGGCGGACGTGCAGGAGTATCTGTTGTTCAGCGATGGCCTGGGCAACTACGGCGCGCAGGCCTTGCCGGCGCTGGCGCCGGGCCAGCGCCTGTACGCGGTCGATTCGGCCGGTGCCCATGCCGATGCCGCACGCCTGGCGGCATCGGCGGAAGCGCGCGGCGGCCGCTTGATCGAGCTGCAGGGCGTGCAGGGCGTGCAGCAGGCCAGCGAACGCCTGCTGCAGCGCGGCGGCGAACTGGTGGCGTTGCAGGGCGAGGGCGTCGCCGATCTGGTCGCCGATTCGCGCTACGCCGACGACGGCTATCTGCGCATCGCCGGGCGCCTGCTCGGCGGCGATGCGACGCTGCAGCTGGAGATCGCCACCGCCGCCAGCATGCGCCGCCTGCGTCTCCCGTTGCGCGACGCCAGCGAAGTGCCTGGCGATCTGGTGCCCGGTGCCTGGGCGCGGGCCATGCTGCGCCGCCTGGCCGCCGATCCGGTGGGCGACGCCGCGCGCCGCCAGCAACTGGCCAGCCGCTTCGGCCTGGTCAGCGCCGAGACCTCGCTGCTGGTGCTGGAGAACGTCGACGACTACGTGCGCTACGCCATCGCGCCGCCACCGGCGCTGCGCGAGGCGGTCGCACGCGCGCAGGCGCAACGCCAGCAGGAGCAGGGCGAACAGCGCAAGCAGCGCATCGATCGCGTCGCCGAGGATTTCGCGCAGCGCATCGCCTGGTGGCAGCGCACGTTCCCGAAGAACGCACCGCCGCAGGCCAAGCCGCAAGGCGGGGTGGGCGACGCCAGTCGGGAGCGGCGCGACGGCGTTTCCCGGCCCGCACCGGCGATGGCCATGGCGCCGCCGCCTGCACCCGCCGCGCCGATGCCGGCGGCAGAGCCTGCTGCGCTGGATGCGGTGGCCGTCAGCGGTGCGGTCGCGGCAGCGGACGGCGCTGCGACGAACGCCGATGCGCGTGCCGGCGCGCCTGCGTCCACCGCGATTTCCCTGGCATTGCAGCCCTGGCAGCCTGATTCGCCGTATGCCCGGCGCCTGCGTGCCGCCGCGCCGGAGGCGGTCTATCCGCTGTACCTGGGCGAGCGCGCCGCGCACGCCGACAGCGTGGCGTTCTACCTGGACGTGGCCGACGTGCTGTTCGAACGCGGCCAGCGCGAACTGGCGTTGCGCGTGCTGTCGAACCTGGCCGAACTGCAGCTGGAGAACCGCCATGTGCTGCGCGTGCTCGGCTACCGGTTGCTGCAGGCGGGCAGGGCGGACCTGGCGGTGCCGGTGTTCGAGCAGGTGCTGCGGCTGGGCGAGGAAGAGCCGCAGAGCTTCCGCGACCTGGGCCTGGCCTATGCCGCGGGCGGCGACGCGCAGGCCGCGATCGAACAGTTGTACCAGGTGGTCGCACGCGACTGGGATCCCCGCTTCGACGGCGTGGCGCTGATCGCCTTGAACGAATTGAACGCGATCGTGGCGCGCTCGCAGCGGCCATTGCAGACCGCCTTCATCGACCCGCGCCTGCAGCGCAACCTGCCGCTGGACCTGCGCGTGGTGCTGAACTGGGACAGCGACAACAGCGACATGGACCTGTGGGTGACCGATCCCAACGGCGAGCGCTGCTACTACGCGCACCGCTCGACCTACCAGGGCGGGCAGCTGTCGCAGGACTTCACCGGCGGCTACGGGCCGGAAGAGTTCTCGCTGCGCCGCGCCAAGCCGGGCAAGTACAAGGTGGAGGCGAACTTCTTCGGCGACCGCCAGCCGCTGGTCACCGGCGCCACCACCTTGCACCTGCAGCTGAGCACCGGCTGGGGCAGCGCCACGCAGCGCGACCAGCAGGTGACGCTGCGGCTGAAGGACGCGAAGGAGACGATCCTGGTCGGCGAGTTCGAGGTGCGCTGA
- the recJ gene encoding single-stranded-DNA-specific exonuclease RecJ: protein MSPPLRITRRPAAEGGPWTDSVLPLLRRIYTARGAHDASLAQPKLAQLLPPDALSGIDAAVALLAAAIAAGKRILVVGDFDCDGATACAVAVRGLRLLGAAQVLHAVPNRMVHGYGLSPALVAELAPLQPDLLVTVDHGIACHAGVAAAKALGWQVLVTDHHLPGSVLPPADAIVDPNLAGDAFPSKMLAGVGVIFYVLLALRRHLRERGAFAAQAPDLTVLLDLVAVGTVADLVPLDANNRALVAAGLRRLQRGDGCIGLRALIEASGRDPARLSAGDIGFALAPRLNAAGRLEDMALGIELLLCEDPQQAREIAATLEQINGERRAVQQQMTDAAEATVAQALLAAPDEPPVAVCLFDADWHPGVIGLVASKMKDRLHRPVIAFAPAEPGSDQLRGSARSIPGFHIRDAMAAVDVRRPGLMDKFGGHAMAAGLSLPQAALAEFEQLFREHALASLDAALLQAELLSDGALDPHELDHRHAEALRLAGPWGQGFPEPLFDGEFEVLQWRLLKERHLKLSLRCAGRGEPLNAIHFNGWRGSEPGRRVHIAYRLVADDYRGGDAVQLVVEHCRSLSG, encoded by the coding sequence ATGAGTCCGCCGCTGCGCATCACCCGGCGGCCGGCCGCCGAGGGCGGGCCGTGGACGGACAGCGTGCTGCCGCTGCTGCGCCGCATCTACACCGCGCGCGGCGCGCACGATGCCAGCCTGGCGCAGCCGAAGCTGGCGCAGCTGCTGCCGCCGGATGCGCTGAGCGGCATCGACGCGGCGGTCGCGCTGCTGGCCGCCGCGATCGCTGCCGGCAAGCGGATCCTGGTCGTCGGCGATTTCGATTGCGACGGCGCCACCGCCTGCGCGGTCGCGGTGCGCGGGCTGCGCCTGCTCGGCGCCGCGCAGGTGCTGCATGCGGTGCCCAACCGCATGGTGCACGGCTACGGCCTGTCGCCGGCGCTGGTCGCCGAACTGGCGCCGCTGCAGCCGGATCTGCTGGTCACCGTCGACCACGGCATCGCCTGCCATGCCGGCGTGGCCGCGGCCAAGGCGCTGGGCTGGCAGGTGCTGGTCACCGACCACCACCTGCCGGGCAGCGTGCTGCCGCCGGCCGATGCGATCGTCGATCCGAACCTGGCCGGCGACGCGTTCCCGAGCAAGATGCTGGCCGGCGTCGGCGTGATCTTCTATGTGCTGCTGGCATTGCGCCGGCACCTGCGCGAGCGCGGCGCGTTCGCGGCGCAGGCGCCGGACCTGACGGTGCTGCTGGACCTGGTCGCGGTCGGCACCGTCGCCGACCTGGTGCCGCTGGACGCCAACAACCGCGCGCTGGTGGCGGCCGGGCTGCGCCGCCTGCAGCGCGGCGACGGCTGTATCGGCCTGCGCGCCTTGATCGAAGCCAGCGGCCGCGACCCGGCGCGGCTCAGCGCCGGCGACATCGGCTTCGCGCTGGCGCCTCGGCTCAATGCCGCCGGCCGGCTCGAGGACATGGCGCTGGGTATCGAGCTGCTGTTGTGCGAGGACCCGCAGCAGGCGCGCGAGATCGCCGCCACGCTGGAACAGATCAACGGCGAGCGCCGTGCGGTGCAGCAGCAGATGACCGACGCCGCCGAGGCCACCGTGGCGCAGGCGCTGCTGGCCGCGCCGGATGAGCCGCCAGTGGCGGTGTGCCTGTTCGATGCCGACTGGCATCCGGGCGTGATCGGCCTGGTCGCCTCGAAGATGAAGGACCGCCTGCATCGCCCGGTGATCGCCTTCGCCCCGGCCGAGCCGGGCAGCGACCAGTTGCGCGGCTCGGCGCGCTCGATTCCCGGCTTCCACATCCGCGACGCGATGGCCGCGGTGGACGTGCGCCGGCCCGGATTGATGGACAAGTTCGGCGGCCATGCGATGGCCGCGGGCCTGAGCCTGCCGCAGGCCGCGCTGGCCGAGTTCGAACAGCTGTTCCGCGAGCATGCGCTGGCCAGCCTGGACGCGGCGCTGCTGCAGGCCGAACTGCTCAGCGACGGCGCGCTGGATCCGCACGAGCTGGACCATCGCCATGCCGAGGCGCTGCGCCTGGCCGGGCCGTGGGGGCAGGGCTTCCCCGAACCGCTGTTCGACGGCGAGTTCGAGGTGCTGCAGTGGCGCCTGCTGAAGGAGCGCCACCTCAAGCTGAGCCTGCGTTGCGCCGGCCGCGGCGAGCCGTTGAACGCGATCCATTTCAACGGTTGGCGCGGCAGCGAACCCGGCCGCCGCGTGCACATCGCCTACCGCCTGGTCGCCGACGACTATCGCGGCGGCGACGCGGTGCAGCTGGTGGTGGAGCACTGCCGGAGCCTGTCGGGCTGA
- a CDS encoding phosphoglycerate mutase, whose translation MAVATLLLPERARLAAAALTGEVARAFGRAERERLDPGSEAQLRRHFALPPGQWPVAALTRQLDAGDAGDAVWLRADPAYVVPDMQGARLMAHGDMLAIDAIDLAALLPSLQEVFAEAGLALDAAEPTRWYLRLDPGSVLPEFAAPAQVLGADLFDHLPQGEGGRRWRALLTETQVLLHQHPWNRERVARGQPAINSLWFWGGGALPATVTTVHAQVRSREPLLRALTQAAGIDAEQAPRVDALVDLRQLRAPEQFVGEVMQPLLEALRLGELRQLLLDFEDGTRFRIEREQRWRFWRRPLARLDA comes from the coding sequence GTGGCGGTCGCCACCTTGTTGTTGCCGGAGCGCGCGCGCCTGGCCGCTGCCGCGCTGACCGGCGAGGTGGCGCGGGCGTTCGGCCGCGCCGAGCGCGAGCGTCTGGATCCAGGCTCCGAAGCGCAGCTGCGCCGCCATTTCGCGCTGCCGCCCGGGCAATGGCCGGTGGCGGCGCTGACCCGGCAGCTGGATGCCGGCGATGCCGGCGATGCCGTATGGCTGCGCGCCGATCCGGCCTACGTGGTGCCGGACATGCAGGGCGCGCGGCTGATGGCGCATGGCGACATGCTCGCGATCGACGCCATCGACCTGGCCGCGCTGCTGCCGTCGCTGCAGGAGGTGTTCGCCGAGGCCGGCCTGGCGCTGGATGCCGCCGAACCCACCCGCTGGTATCTGCGACTGGACCCGGGCAGCGTGCTGCCCGAGTTCGCCGCACCGGCGCAGGTGCTCGGCGCCGACCTGTTCGACCACCTGCCGCAGGGCGAGGGCGGGCGGCGCTGGCGGGCGCTGCTGACCGAGACCCAGGTGCTGCTGCACCAGCATCCGTGGAACCGCGAGCGCGTCGCCCGCGGGCAGCCGGCGATCAACTCGCTGTGGTTCTGGGGCGGCGGCGCGCTGCCGGCCACGGTCACCACCGTGCATGCGCAGGTGCGCAGCCGCGAGCCGCTGCTGCGCGCGCTGACCCAGGCCGCCGGGATCGACGCCGAGCAGGCGCCGCGCGTGGATGCGCTGGTCGACCTGCGCCAGCTGCGCGCGCCCGAGCAGTTCGTCGGCGAGGTGATGCAGCCGCTGCTCGAAGCGCTGCGCCTGGGCGAACTGCGGCAGCTGCTGCTGGATTTCGAGGACGGCACGCGTTTCCGGATCGAGCGCGAGCAGCGTTGGCGCTTCTGGCGGCGGCCGCTGGCGCGCCTGGACGCATGA
- the greA gene encoding transcription elongation factor GreA has product MTMQGAQRLREELDQLKSVKRPEVIAAIAEARAHGDLKENAEYHAAREQQGFIEGRIKQLESELSHAEVIDVSKLAVGSKVVFGATVTLADVENDEEKRYQLVGDLEADIKLGLIAISSPLARALIGKLEGDSVSIDAPAGRREYEIVSVEYVG; this is encoded by the coding sequence ATCACCATGCAAGGCGCGCAGCGTCTGCGCGAAGAACTCGACCAGTTGAAGTCGGTCAAGCGGCCCGAAGTCATCGCCGCGATCGCCGAGGCGCGCGCGCACGGCGACCTCAAGGAAAACGCCGAGTACCACGCCGCGCGCGAGCAGCAGGGGTTCATCGAAGGCCGCATCAAGCAGCTGGAGAGCGAGCTGTCGCACGCCGAGGTCATCGACGTCAGCAAGCTGGCGGTCGGCAGCAAGGTGGTGTTCGGCGCGACCGTGACCCTGGCCGACGTGGAAAACGACGAAGAGAAGCGCTACCAGCTGGTCGGCGATCTGGAAGCGGACATCAAGCTGGGGCTGATCGCGATCTCCTCGCCGCTGGCGCGCGCGCTGATCGGCAAGCTGGAAGGCGACAGTGTCAGCATCGACGCCCCGGCCGGGCGTCGCGAGTACGAGATCGTCAGCGTCGAATACGTCGGCTGA